From one Leifsonia soli genomic stretch:
- a CDS encoding AAA family ATPase, which produces MPENFTPDGDGANSFDEFLARYLAGERARNARSIDISRFLSRRTQEILAEAGRFALQHGHSELDALHVLRVMAEQEPAADAMRRIGVDPSRVAEAAESRLPAPGDVIEADGASITGPLQRALFHAYQVAQASGSTYIDPEHVFFALVIGRDAPAGRVLQAAGVTPEALTEAMRQSTTVGAGQPGDPDAQGDSQTPMLDQFGTDLTALARDGRLDPVIGRLDEIEQTVEILSRRTKNNPVLVGEAGVGKTAIVEGLARAIVAGDVPEQLQDKKVVSLDLAGMVAGTRYRGDFEERLTKLMDEISDGKDELIVFIDELHTVVGAGGSGESGGMDAGNILKPRLARGDLHLVGATTLKEYRRIEKDPALERRFQPVTVGEPSVEDAVLILDGLRGAYEEHHGVTYTADAIRAAVELSDRYISDRFLPDKAIDLIDQAGARLRLSLGKRVDSSALMERLATLESEKNSAVAAEHYEEASRLRDEIEAVQRSLDELGSAPRVDAVVGEPEIAAIVSRSTGIPVSRIGEADRERLARLESELHHRVIGQDDAVVAVAKAVRRNRTGLGDERRPVGSFLFLGPTGVGKTELAKSLASSLFGDEKAMLRFDMSEFGERHTVARLVGAPPGYVGYDEAGQLTERVRRNPYSVVLFDEIEKAHPDVFNLLLQVLDDGRLTDGQGRTVDFRNTVVIMTSNLGSEFLASKSGALGFVPMGSDGFSSEKDIRDRVMGKLREAMRPEFLNRIDEIVLFRKLDAEQLRDIVRLLLTATASRLSARDIAFEATDAAVAWIADAGYEPEYGARPLRRVIQREVDDRIAELMVSGELEEGGRVIVDAEAGDLRVAAAPAAFPVAA; this is translated from the coding sequence GTGCCTGAGAACTTCACTCCCGACGGTGACGGCGCCAACTCGTTCGACGAGTTCCTCGCCCGGTACCTCGCGGGTGAGCGTGCGCGTAACGCACGCTCCATCGACATCAGCCGCTTCCTCAGCCGGCGCACCCAGGAGATCCTGGCGGAGGCCGGACGGTTCGCGCTGCAGCACGGCCACAGCGAGCTCGACGCGCTGCACGTGCTGCGCGTGATGGCCGAGCAGGAGCCGGCCGCCGACGCCATGCGCCGCATCGGCGTCGACCCCTCCCGGGTGGCCGAGGCCGCCGAGTCGCGCCTGCCCGCCCCGGGCGACGTGATCGAGGCGGACGGCGCATCCATCACCGGGCCGCTTCAGCGCGCCCTCTTCCACGCGTACCAGGTGGCTCAGGCCTCCGGCTCGACCTACATCGACCCCGAGCACGTGTTCTTCGCGCTCGTGATCGGGCGGGACGCCCCGGCCGGCCGTGTGCTGCAGGCCGCGGGTGTGACGCCGGAGGCGCTCACCGAGGCGATGCGCCAGAGCACCACCGTCGGCGCCGGTCAGCCCGGCGACCCCGATGCGCAGGGCGACTCGCAGACCCCGATGCTCGACCAGTTCGGCACCGACCTGACCGCGCTCGCGCGGGACGGCCGCCTGGACCCGGTGATCGGACGTCTGGACGAGATCGAGCAGACCGTCGAGATCCTCTCCCGCCGCACCAAGAACAACCCGGTGCTGGTCGGTGAGGCCGGCGTCGGCAAGACCGCGATCGTCGAGGGCCTCGCCCGCGCGATCGTCGCGGGCGACGTGCCCGAGCAGCTGCAGGACAAGAAGGTCGTCTCGCTCGACCTCGCCGGGATGGTCGCAGGTACCCGGTACCGCGGCGACTTCGAGGAGCGGCTCACCAAGCTCATGGACGAGATCAGCGACGGCAAGGACGAGCTGATCGTGTTCATCGACGAGCTGCACACCGTGGTCGGCGCCGGAGGGTCCGGCGAGTCCGGCGGAATGGACGCGGGCAACATCCTGAAGCCCCGTCTCGCCCGCGGCGACCTGCACCTGGTCGGTGCGACCACGCTCAAGGAGTACCGCCGCATCGAGAAGGACCCTGCGCTGGAGCGCCGCTTCCAGCCGGTGACCGTCGGCGAGCCGTCGGTGGAGGACGCCGTCCTCATCCTCGACGGGCTCCGCGGCGCGTACGAGGAGCACCACGGCGTGACCTACACGGCCGACGCGATCCGCGCCGCCGTCGAGCTCTCCGACCGGTACATCTCGGACCGCTTCCTCCCGGACAAGGCGATCGACCTGATCGACCAGGCCGGTGCGCGCCTGCGCCTGTCGCTGGGCAAGCGCGTCGACTCGTCCGCCCTGATGGAGCGCCTGGCCACGCTGGAGTCCGAGAAGAACTCCGCCGTCGCGGCCGAGCACTACGAGGAGGCCTCCCGCCTGCGCGACGAGATCGAGGCCGTGCAGCGTTCGCTGGACGAGCTCGGTTCCGCTCCGCGGGTGGACGCGGTCGTCGGCGAGCCCGAGATCGCGGCCATCGTCTCCCGGTCGACCGGCATCCCCGTCTCGCGCATCGGCGAGGCCGACCGTGAGCGCCTGGCGCGGCTCGAGTCCGAGCTGCACCACCGCGTGATCGGCCAGGACGACGCGGTCGTCGCGGTCGCGAAGGCCGTCCGCCGCAACCGCACCGGCCTCGGCGACGAGCGTCGCCCGGTCGGCAGCTTCCTCTTCCTCGGCCCGACCGGCGTGGGGAAGACCGAGCTGGCGAAGTCGCTCGCGTCGTCGCTGTTCGGCGACGAGAAGGCGATGCTGCGATTCGACATGAGCGAGTTCGGCGAGCGTCACACCGTTGCCCGACTGGTCGGCGCCCCTCCCGGGTACGTCGGCTACGACGAGGCCGGTCAGTTGACCGAGCGCGTCCGGCGCAACCCGTACTCGGTCGTCCTGTTCGACGAGATCGAGAAGGCGCACCCCGACGTGTTCAACCTGCTGCTGCAGGTGCTCGACGACGGCCGCCTCACCGACGGCCAGGGCCGGACGGTCGACTTCCGCAACACGGTCGTCATCATGACCTCCAACCTGGGCTCGGAGTTCCTGGCATCGAAGAGCGGCGCGCTCGGCTTCGTCCCGATGGGCTCGGACGGCTTTTCCTCGGAGAAGGACATCCGCGACCGGGTCATGGGCAAGCTGCGCGAGGCCATGCGCCCCGAGTTCCTGAACCGCATCGACGAGATCGTGCTGTTCCGGAAGCTGGACGCCGAGCAGCTGCGCGACATCGTGCGCCTGCTGCTCACCGCGACGGCCTCCCGGCTGTCCGCCCGCGACATCGCCTTCGAGGCGACGGATGCGGCGGTCGCCTGGATCGCGGACGCGGGCTACGAGCCGGAGTACGGCGCCCGTCCGCTCCGCCGGGTCATCCAGCGCGAGGTCGACGACCGCATCGCCGAGCTCATGGTGTCGGGCGAGCTGGAGGAGGGCGGCCGCGTGATCGTGGACGCCGAGGCCGGCGACCTGCGGGTCGCCGCCGCTCCCGCGGCCTTCCCCGTGGCGGCGTAA
- a CDS encoding type I restriction endonuclease, with the protein MEFAEVLAAMAQKVANQREAIHTEEATKNAFVMPFISNVLGYDVFDPLEVVPEFTADVGIKKGEKIDYAIVRDGEVQMLIETKKSTEALTIENASQLFRYFAVTNARVAVLTNGQVYQFYTDLDAPNRMDDKPFLVLDLLDIDETLIAELRKLTKDSFDLESVINAAGELKYIGQIKRVLATQFREPEDEWTRFFISRVYDGVITQRVRDQFTPLVTKATKQFLNDQANERLKTALGGASYASVEPAPGETVSSQPAAEDDLNRDTEIETTLEELEGYQIIKAIACSEVKPQRVAQRDSKSYFAVILDDNNRKPLARLHFNGKSKKYLGLFDEDKNETRHELASLDEIYGFAEDIRAAVRRYA; encoded by the coding sequence ATGGAGTTTGCAGAAGTCTTGGCTGCTATGGCGCAGAAGGTCGCCAACCAGCGGGAGGCCATTCACACCGAGGAAGCAACGAAGAACGCTTTCGTCATGCCGTTCATCTCGAACGTGCTGGGGTACGACGTCTTCGACCCGCTGGAGGTCGTCCCGGAATTCACCGCGGACGTCGGAATCAAGAAGGGCGAGAAGATCGACTACGCCATCGTTCGCGATGGCGAGGTTCAGATGCTGATCGAGACGAAGAAGTCGACGGAAGCTCTGACGATCGAGAATGCTTCGCAACTCTTCCGGTACTTCGCGGTGACCAACGCGCGCGTCGCGGTGCTGACGAACGGCCAGGTCTATCAGTTCTATACAGACCTCGACGCTCCGAACCGGATGGACGACAAACCCTTCCTGGTGCTCGATCTACTGGATATCGACGAGACCTTGATCGCCGAGCTTCGCAAGCTCACGAAGGACTCATTCGATCTGGAATCCGTCATCAACGCGGCGGGGGAACTCAAGTACATCGGTCAGATCAAGCGGGTCCTTGCCACGCAGTTCCGGGAGCCGGAAGACGAGTGGACCCGATTCTTCATCAGCCGGGTCTATGACGGCGTCATCACGCAGCGCGTGCGCGATCAGTTCACGCCCCTGGTCACGAAGGCAACAAAGCAGTTCCTCAACGACCAAGCCAACGAGCGGCTCAAGACGGCGCTCGGGGGCGCGAGCTACGCCTCGGTCGAGCCCGCCCCCGGCGAGACCGTGAGCAGCCAGCCTGCTGCCGAGGACGATCTGAACCGCGACACCGAGATCGAGACCACGCTCGAAGAGCTCGAGGGCTACCAGATCATCAAGGCGATCGCCTGCAGCGAAGTGAAGCCACAGCGGGTCGCGCAGCGGGATTCCAAGTCGTACTTTGCGGTCATCCTTGACGACAACAATCGGAAGCCGCTGGCACGGCTTCATTTCAATGGGAAATCGAAGAAGTACCTCGGCCTCTTCGACGAAGACAAGAACGAGACCCGTCACGAGCTGGCCTCGCTGGACGAGATCTACGGCTTCGCCGAGGATATTCGGGCGGCGGTTCGGCGCTACGCCTAG
- a CDS encoding DNA glycosylase AlkZ-like family protein — protein MAGVLDRDEARRIAVRAQRLDAEWPAGLVPLVEHLTFLQLDPTAAVAPSADLIAFTRLGASYDPEQLLQAVERDRALYELKAQDDPVQPPFAMVRPVADLGLNLARMAAGPIHRGWRDWLAANPRFRRDVLDRLREAGPLLSKDIPDTAEVPWQSSGWTHEKNVTHMLELLQGLGEVAVAGRIGRQRTWDLAERVYPADIEVVPEPEATRLRDERRLRALGIARPQLVGEAGVPVRVDGSDREWRVDPAAVGRPFAGRTALLSPFDRLIHDRVRSQELFGFEYLLEMYKPAAKRRWGYFALPILHEDRLVGKLDATADRKAGLLRVAAVHEDEPFSPGTRDAVDAAIDELAAWLGLTVARS, from the coding sequence ATGGCGGGGGTGCTGGATCGCGACGAGGCGCGGCGCATCGCCGTGCGCGCGCAGCGGCTCGACGCCGAGTGGCCGGCCGGCCTCGTGCCGCTCGTCGAGCACCTGACGTTCCTGCAGCTCGACCCGACCGCCGCCGTCGCGCCGAGCGCCGATCTGATCGCGTTCACACGCCTCGGTGCGTCGTACGACCCGGAGCAGCTGCTGCAGGCGGTCGAGCGCGACAGGGCGCTCTACGAGCTGAAGGCGCAGGACGACCCCGTGCAGCCTCCGTTCGCCATGGTCCGCCCGGTCGCCGACCTCGGGCTGAACCTGGCGCGGATGGCGGCGGGCCCGATCCACCGCGGATGGCGCGACTGGCTTGCGGCGAATCCGAGGTTCCGGCGCGACGTCCTGGATCGGCTGCGCGAGGCGGGGCCGCTGCTGTCGAAGGACATCCCGGACACGGCGGAGGTGCCGTGGCAGTCGAGCGGCTGGACGCACGAGAAGAACGTCACCCATATGCTCGAGCTGCTGCAGGGGCTCGGGGAGGTCGCCGTCGCCGGGCGGATCGGCCGCCAGCGCACCTGGGACCTCGCCGAGCGGGTGTACCCGGCGGACATCGAGGTCGTCCCCGAGCCGGAGGCCACCCGCCTGCGGGACGAGCGCCGGCTGCGGGCGCTCGGGATCGCGCGCCCGCAGCTCGTCGGGGAGGCGGGCGTCCCCGTGCGGGTCGACGGCAGCGACCGCGAGTGGCGGGTCGATCCCGCCGCGGTCGGCAGGCCGTTCGCAGGCCGCACGGCACTCCTGTCGCCGTTCGATCGGCTCATCCACGACCGGGTCAGGTCGCAGGAGCTGTTCGGCTTCGAGTACCTGCTGGAGATGTACAAGCCGGCGGCGAAGCGCCGCTGGGGCTACTTCGCGCTGCCGATCCTGCACGAGGACCGCCTGGTCGGAAAGCTCGACGCCACCGCCGACAGGAAGGCCGGCCTGCTGCGGGTCGCCGCCGTCCACGAGGACGAGCCGTTCAGCCCGGGCACACGCGACGCCGTCGACGCGGCGATCGACGAACTCGCCGCGTGGCTGGGGCTGACGGTCGCCCGCTCGTGA
- a CDS encoding aldo/keto reductase produces MPALTDTFTLSNGVTIPKIGFGTWQIPDGSETYDSVRTALDAGYRHIDTARAYGNEASVSRAVRDSGVPREEIFITTKCPAEVKDAEGARHAFDRSTALLDLGAIDLYLIHAPWPWNAIGSDHRAGNIEVWKVFEELYEQGRTRAIGVSNFEVADLESLIDATDVVPHANQIRWFVGNTQPETTAYSKEHDILVEGYSPLATGRLLDNADIKEIADKYGKSVAQVSIRYLLQKDILPLPKSTTPERIRENADVDFELSAEDVAALDALDAGE; encoded by the coding sequence ATGCCCGCACTGACCGACACCTTCACCCTGTCGAACGGCGTCACCATCCCGAAGATCGGCTTCGGCACCTGGCAGATCCCCGACGGCTCCGAGACCTACGACTCCGTCCGCACCGCTCTCGACGCCGGGTACCGGCACATCGACACCGCGCGCGCCTACGGCAACGAGGCGAGCGTCAGCCGGGCGGTGCGCGACAGCGGCGTGCCGCGCGAGGAGATCTTCATCACGACCAAGTGCCCGGCGGAGGTGAAGGATGCGGAGGGCGCCCGGCACGCCTTCGACCGCTCCACCGCCCTGCTCGACCTCGGCGCGATCGACCTCTACCTCATCCACGCGCCGTGGCCGTGGAACGCGATCGGCAGCGACCACCGCGCCGGCAACATCGAGGTCTGGAAGGTCTTCGAGGAGCTGTACGAGCAGGGCCGCACCCGCGCGATCGGCGTGAGCAACTTCGAGGTCGCCGACCTCGAATCCCTGATCGACGCGACCGACGTCGTCCCGCACGCGAACCAGATCCGCTGGTTCGTCGGCAACACCCAGCCCGAGACCACCGCGTACAGCAAGGAGCACGACATCCTCGTCGAGGGCTACTCGCCGCTCGCGACCGGGCGACTGCTCGACAACGCCGACATCAAGGAGATCGCCGACAAATACGGAAAGTCGGTGGCGCAGGTGAGCATCCGCTACCTCCTGCAGAAGGACATCCTGCCGCTGCCGAAATCGACCACCCCCGAGCGCATCCGCGAGAACGCCGACGTCGACTTCGAGCTCTCGGCGGAGGACGTCGCCGCTCTCGACGCCCTCGACGCGGGTGAGTGA
- a CDS encoding histidine phosphatase family protein has protein sequence MTARTLLLIRHGESTANVAAAAAEAAGADVIAVDARDPDITLSPLGELQAAALGARLRDALPSDAVLFSSPYRRAVQTARLALGEEMPLRLDERLRDRELGILDRLTALGVERRLPLEAERRRWAGKFYYRPPGGEAWTDVALRIRSFLRDLPDADTVVVFAHDAVVSLFLSVLLRLTEAQLAEHLLTHPVANASVTELSGDGSEWTLRTFADDAHVAVAGLPATQHPGQARTDA, from the coding sequence ATGACCGCTCGCACCCTGCTCCTGATCCGGCACGGCGAGAGCACGGCGAACGTCGCCGCGGCCGCAGCGGAGGCCGCGGGCGCCGACGTCATCGCCGTCGACGCGCGCGACCCCGACATCACGCTCTCCCCCCTCGGCGAGCTGCAGGCCGCCGCGCTCGGCGCCCGGCTCCGCGACGCCCTGCCCTCGGACGCCGTCCTGTTCAGCTCGCCCTACCGCCGTGCCGTCCAGACGGCGCGCCTGGCCCTGGGGGAAGAGATGCCGCTCCGGCTCGACGAGCGTCTGCGCGACCGCGAGCTCGGCATCCTCGACCGCCTCACCGCCCTCGGCGTGGAGCGGCGTCTGCCGCTGGAGGCGGAGCGGAGGCGCTGGGCGGGCAAGTTCTACTACCGGCCGCCGGGAGGCGAGGCGTGGACGGATGTGGCGCTGCGCATCCGCTCGTTCCTGCGCGATCTGCCCGACGCCGACACGGTGGTGGTGTTCGCGCATGACGCCGTCGTCAGCCTCTTCCTCTCCGTGCTGCTGCGCCTGACCGAGGCGCAGCTCGCCGAGCACCTGCTGACGCATCCCGTCGCGAACGCGTCGGTCACCGAGCTGAGCGGCGACGGCTCCGAGTGGACGCTTCGCACCTTCGCCGACGACGCCCACGTCGCGGTCGCCGGGCTCCCGGCCACGCAGCATCCCGGCCAGGCGCGCACCGATGCGTGA
- a CDS encoding helix-turn-helix transcriptional regulator, which produces MDRAALADFLRRHRETLRPEDVGLPNGLRRRAPGLRREEVALLAAMSTDYYTRLEQRRGPQPSEQMLSSLARALRLTDDERDYLYRVAGHNTPDRFSGGGHVSPALQRVLDRLEDTPALVLSNLGETLVQNRMAVALLGDRSGYTGLARSEYYRWFTDPENARTQYPPEDRARQSRAQVASLRDAYGALGPRSRAGELVRALLAESPEFAELWERHEVARRFEDHKTLLHPELGPIELDCQALFTEDQSQCLLVLTAAPRTEAAEKLALLGVLGTQSFAAATPRE; this is translated from the coding sequence ATGGACCGTGCCGCACTCGCCGACTTCCTGCGCCGCCACCGCGAGACGCTGCGCCCGGAGGACGTCGGACTCCCGAACGGACTGCGCCGTCGCGCTCCCGGGCTCCGGCGCGAGGAGGTCGCGCTGCTCGCGGCCATGTCCACCGACTACTACACCCGCCTCGAGCAGCGACGAGGACCACAGCCGAGCGAGCAGATGCTGTCGTCGCTCGCCAGGGCCCTGCGCCTCACCGACGACGAGCGCGACTACCTGTACCGGGTCGCCGGGCACAACACCCCCGACCGGTTCTCCGGGGGCGGCCACGTCTCCCCCGCCCTGCAACGCGTGCTCGACCGGCTGGAGGACACCCCGGCGCTGGTCCTCTCGAATCTCGGCGAGACGCTCGTGCAGAACCGCATGGCCGTCGCGCTGCTCGGCGACCGCTCCGGGTACACCGGCCTCGCACGCAGCGAGTACTACCGCTGGTTCACCGATCCCGAGAACGCCCGCACGCAGTATCCGCCCGAGGACCGCGCCCGGCAGAGCCGAGCGCAGGTCGCCTCCCTGCGGGATGCGTACGGCGCCCTCGGTCCGCGCTCCCGGGCCGGTGAGCTGGTGCGTGCGCTGCTGGCGGAGAGCCCGGAGTTCGCGGAGCTGTGGGAGCGCCACGAGGTCGCCCGCCGCTTCGAGGACCACAAGACCCTGCTCCACCCGGAGCTGGGACCCATCGAGCTCGACTGCCAGGCCCTGTTCACCGAGGACCAGTCGCAGTGCCTGCTCGTGCTGACGGCCGCGCCGCGCACGGAGGCCGCCGAGAAGCTGGCGCTCCTCGGCGTGCTCGGCACCCAGTCGTTCGCCGCCGCCACACCGCGGGAGTAG
- a CDS encoding NAD(P)H-hydrate dehydratase yields MRERRTAAAAERVTPELLRTWPLPEPTGSKRSRGQVVVVGGALRSPGAALLAGRAALRVGAGRLTLAVGASVAGPMAVALPESGVVPLPETSSGSVRGTGVRAAAGDLGAADAVLLGPGLDDATETARMIPRVARAVGHDTVLVLDAFALGALAGHPRLAGDVPRILTPNTEEASRLLGRDADDLDADTVELARRYRATVSCFGRVASPDGRLLTVGDGDPGLGTSGSGDALAGAITGLAARGADPLQAAAWGTFLHAVSGDALAGSVGRLGYLASEIVDRLTVELDALS; encoded by the coding sequence ATGCGTGAGCGGAGGACGGCCGCGGCGGCCGAGCGTGTCACCCCCGAGCTGCTGCGCACCTGGCCGCTGCCCGAGCCGACCGGATCGAAGCGGTCCCGCGGCCAGGTGGTCGTCGTCGGGGGCGCCCTGCGCTCCCCCGGTGCCGCCCTTCTCGCCGGGCGGGCGGCCCTGCGGGTCGGCGCCGGCCGGCTCACCCTCGCGGTCGGCGCGTCCGTCGCAGGACCGATGGCCGTCGCGCTGCCGGAGAGCGGGGTCGTGCCGCTCCCCGAGACGTCATCCGGGAGTGTGCGCGGCACCGGCGTCCGCGCGGCGGCCGGCGACCTCGGCGCCGCCGATGCCGTGCTCCTCGGGCCGGGCCTGGACGACGCGACGGAGACCGCCCGGATGATCCCCCGGGTCGCCCGCGCGGTCGGCCACGACACCGTGCTCGTCCTGGACGCGTTCGCCCTCGGCGCCCTCGCCGGGCATCCGCGCCTCGCGGGCGACGTGCCGCGCATCCTCACGCCGAACACCGAGGAGGCCTCCCGGCTGCTCGGCCGCGACGCCGACGACCTGGATGCCGACACCGTCGAGCTCGCCCGCCGGTACCGCGCGACCGTGAGCTGCTTCGGGCGGGTCGCCTCACCCGACGGCCGGCTGCTGACCGTCGGCGACGGGGACCCCGGCCTCGGCACCTCGGGCAGCGGGGATGCGCTGGCCGGCGCGATCACCGGGCTCGCCGCACGCGGCGCGGACCCGCTGCAGGCGGCGGCGTGGGGCACGTTTCTGCACGCCGTCTCGGGCGACGCACTGGCCGGGAGCGTCGGCCGGCTCGGCTACCTGGCCTCGGAGATCGTCGACCGCCTGACCGTGGAGCTCGACGCCCTCTCCTGA
- a CDS encoding Lrp/AsnC family transcriptional regulator: MDELDRAILRELQSDARKSNRDVAAAVGVSPSTALERTRALRRRGIIRGALLDVDLASIGRPVQALIAVRIRPPSRPVIEGFRDWVASLPETLGVFVTSGNEDFIVHVAVPDNDSLYAFVIDRLTQRREIADVRTSVVYEHLRNGSPEPVD, translated from the coding sequence GTGGACGAACTTGATCGGGCGATCCTGCGGGAACTGCAGTCGGATGCGCGGAAGAGCAACCGCGATGTCGCCGCCGCCGTCGGCGTCTCGCCGAGCACAGCCCTGGAACGGACCAGGGCGCTTCGGCGCAGGGGCATCATCCGCGGGGCGCTGCTCGACGTCGACCTCGCCTCCATCGGCCGGCCGGTGCAGGCGCTCATCGCTGTGCGCATCCGGCCGCCGTCGCGGCCCGTCATCGAAGGCTTCCGCGACTGGGTCGCCTCACTGCCGGAGACGCTCGGCGTGTTCGTCACGAGCGGCAACGAGGACTTCATCGTGCACGTCGCCGTCCCCGACAACGACAGCCTGTACGCGTTCGTCATCGACCGCTTGACGCAGCGGCGCGAGATCGCCGACGTGCGCACCAGCGTCGTCTACGAGCACCTGCGCAACGGGAGCCCGGAGCCGGTGGACTGA
- a CDS encoding alpha/beta fold hydrolase: protein MQMVLVPGFWLGADAWREVIPAIEEAGHTAHPLTLPGLESRDADRSRIRVRDHVDAIVRAIDETGGDERDVVLVGHSGGGPLAYAATGLRPDRIARTVYVDSWPLGPGGSVAPDLPAADGQVELPDWEDFEDADLVDLTDEQRDEFRRIAVPEPADVVAGPIELTDDAHRRAVPATIVACEFTPADLRSWLDGGEPAVAEVGRLERWDVVELPTGHWPMFTRPSELGALLAELADR from the coding sequence ATGCAGATGGTTCTGGTCCCCGGATTCTGGCTCGGCGCCGACGCGTGGCGGGAGGTGATCCCCGCGATCGAGGAGGCGGGCCATACGGCGCACCCGCTGACACTGCCCGGCCTCGAGTCGCGCGACGCCGATCGCAGCCGCATCCGCGTGCGCGACCACGTGGACGCGATCGTCCGAGCGATCGACGAGACCGGCGGCGACGAGCGGGATGTGGTGCTCGTCGGGCACTCCGGCGGCGGCCCTCTGGCCTACGCGGCGACCGGCCTCCGCCCCGACCGCATCGCGCGGACCGTGTACGTCGACTCCTGGCCGCTCGGCCCCGGCGGCTCGGTCGCACCCGATCTGCCTGCGGCGGACGGCCAGGTCGAGCTCCCGGATTGGGAGGACTTCGAGGACGCCGACCTCGTCGACCTCACCGACGAGCAGCGCGACGAGTTCCGCCGCATCGCGGTGCCGGAGCCGGCCGACGTGGTCGCCGGCCCGATCGAGCTGACCGATGACGCGCACCGCCGTGCCGTGCCCGCGACCATCGTGGCCTGCGAGTTCACGCCGGCCGACCTGCGGTCGTGGCTCGACGGCGGCGAGCCGGCCGTCGCGGAGGTCGGGCGGCTGGAGCGGTGGGACGTGGTGGAGCTGCCGACCGGCCACTGGCCGATGTTCACCCGACCGTCCGAGCTCGGCGCCCTGCTCGCCGAGCTCGCCGACCGCTGA
- a CDS encoding DUF2000 family protein — MADLIGFLPDDVDTAAPTRAARLKWVVVVDESLPAGIAANAAICTAAATASGVTGLLGPDAVDADGGAHPGLPWAGVSVLRASAEQLTAIRAKAAAADDVFVADMPAAAQLTRVYDEYLDAVAGTASDALPYYAVSVVGPRNRVDRIVGRLALL; from the coding sequence GTGGCGGATCTGATCGGTTTCCTGCCCGATGACGTGGACACAGCGGCGCCGACGCGTGCGGCGCGGCTGAAGTGGGTCGTGGTCGTCGACGAGTCCCTCCCCGCGGGCATCGCGGCCAATGCGGCGATCTGCACAGCGGCGGCGACGGCGTCGGGTGTGACCGGCCTGCTCGGTCCGGACGCGGTGGATGCGGACGGCGGTGCGCATCCCGGTCTCCCCTGGGCGGGGGTCTCGGTGCTCCGGGCGAGCGCAGAGCAGCTGACGGCGATCCGGGCGAAGGCGGCCGCGGCGGACGACGTGTTCGTGGCCGACATGCCCGCCGCCGCGCAGCTGACGCGGGTCTACGACGAATACCTCGACGCGGTCGCAGGAACAGCATCCGACGCCCTCCCCTATTACGCGGTGAGCGTGGTCGGCCCGAGGAACCGCGTCGACCGCATCGTCGGGCGGCTCGCCCTGCTTTGA
- a CDS encoding SDR family oxidoreductase produces the protein MNITGNTVFIPGATSGIGLALAVALHERGNSVIVGGRRTELLEQIAAEHPGIDTVRIDTADAESIRSAAAEVLAAHPDLNVLVAMAGIMRVEDWHTPAGFLDSAESIVATNVLGPIRLIAAFVEHLQTRPDATIVTVSSGLAFSPLKATPSYNASKAAIHMLSESIRLQLADTTVKIVELEPPAVRTGLLPGQEESEFAMPLDEFVAEVMTLIETQPDAKELQVERVKFLRYGEARGDYDRVVEVLNASDPHGKDAA, from the coding sequence ATGAACATCACAGGGAACACCGTCTTCATCCCCGGCGCCACCAGCGGCATCGGGCTCGCCCTCGCCGTCGCCCTCCACGAGCGCGGCAACTCCGTCATCGTCGGAGGGCGGCGCACCGAGCTGCTCGAGCAGATCGCCGCCGAGCACCCGGGCATCGACACCGTGCGGATCGACACGGCGGATGCCGAGAGCATCCGCTCAGCGGCAGCCGAGGTGCTGGCCGCCCACCCGGATCTCAACGTCCTCGTCGCCATGGCGGGCATCATGCGGGTCGAGGACTGGCACACGCCGGCCGGCTTCCTCGACTCGGCCGAATCGATCGTGGCCACCAACGTCCTCGGCCCGATCCGCCTGATCGCCGCGTTCGTCGAGCACCTGCAGACCCGTCCGGATGCAACGATCGTCACCGTGTCGTCCGGCCTGGCCTTCAGCCCGCTCAAGGCGACGCCCAGCTACAACGCCAGCAAGGCGGCCATCCACATGCTCAGCGAGAGCATCCGGCTGCAGTTGGCCGACACGACCGTGAAGATCGTGGAGCTGGAGCCGCCGGCTGTGCGCACCGGACTGCTGCCCGGGCAGGAGGAGAGCGAGTTCGCCATGCCGCTCGACGAGTTCGTCGCCGAGGTGATGACCCTCATCGAGACGCAGCCGGACGCGAAGGAGCTCCAGGTGGAGCGCGTCAAGTTCCTGCGCTACGGGGAGGCCCGCGGCGACTACGACCGGGTGGTCGAGGTGCTCAACGCCTCCGACCCGCACGGCAAGGACGCGGCCTGA